The Sphingosinithalassobacter sp. CS137 genome includes a region encoding these proteins:
- a CDS encoding peptidoglycan-binding protein, translating into MNGPEALAALPPARRAELIYATARSELSNRLWRAALGDSDSGNSASNPAGRPGLPLGSLVEMMGGGSAQPGTAATGATTAGHPHHCCCCRHHHGDAAPGATPAAAARAAPSAPTITVPGTVFPQGGPADAVGEARGGLLALGSNAQFAPALARAAEATGVPAGAIAAIVDAEAARRADGSWNPLSRNPRSSAAGLGQFLSGTWQDMARTPGTWLNETAASHGWLDGQGRIRPQARSALLQLRYDPEASIRTVADFARLNLDRLESDGLRVRADPEALAKAAYLSHHLGLGDARRFLRGGLVPDRARTLLVAQIGGAAAEQRIARTGNATEAHREWLLAYIDRRIQPDRFAG; encoded by the coding sequence ATGAACGGCCCCGAAGCACTCGCCGCGCTGCCGCCTGCGCGCCGCGCCGAACTGATCTACGCCACCGCACGTTCGGAACTTTCAAACCGGCTGTGGCGCGCTGCGCTCGGCGACTCGGATTCGGGAAACAGCGCCAGCAATCCGGCCGGCCGGCCAGGACTGCCGCTCGGTTCGCTCGTCGAAATGATGGGCGGCGGCTCGGCCCAGCCTGGCACTGCGGCCACCGGGGCGACGACCGCCGGCCATCCGCATCATTGCTGCTGCTGCCGCCACCATCATGGCGACGCCGCGCCGGGAGCGACGCCTGCCGCCGCGGCGAGGGCTGCGCCAAGCGCGCCGACGATCACCGTCCCCGGAACGGTCTTTCCGCAGGGCGGACCAGCCGATGCCGTTGGCGAGGCCCGCGGCGGATTGCTGGCGCTGGGCAGCAATGCCCAATTCGCCCCGGCCCTCGCTCGCGCCGCCGAAGCCACGGGCGTCCCCGCCGGAGCGATCGCGGCGATCGTCGATGCGGAGGCCGCGCGTCGCGCCGACGGAAGCTGGAATCCGCTCTCGCGCAATCCCCGTTCCAGCGCAGCGGGTCTCGGACAGTTTCTGAGCGGCACCTGGCAGGATATGGCCCGCACGCCGGGCACGTGGCTCAACGAAACCGCCGCTTCGCACGGCTGGCTCGACGGACAGGGCCGGATTCGGCCGCAGGCGCGCTCGGCGCTGCTGCAGCTGCGCTACGATCCGGAAGCATCGATACGCACGGTCGCCGATTTCGCGCGGCTGAATCTCGATCGGCTGGAAAGCGACGGGCTGCGCGTCCGTGCCGATCCGGAAGCGCTGGCGAAGGCGGCGTACCTCAGCCATCACCTCGGGCTGGGCGACGCGCGCCGCTTCCTGCGGGGCGGATTGGTCCCCGACCGCGCCCGCACTCTGCTCGTCGCGCAGATCGGAGGCGCAGCCGCCGAACAGCGCATCGCTCGCACGGGCAATGCGACCGAGGCGCATCGCGAATGGCTGCTCGCCTACATCGATCGCCGAATCCAACCGGATCGTTTTGCCGGGTGA